Proteins co-encoded in one Timaviella obliquedivisa GSE-PSE-MK23-08B genomic window:
- a CDS encoding DUF2281 domain-containing protein, with protein MTIAERIYALVKSLPQEQASEVLTFAESIHAKHVDPNQPNAPVDLAEWSELVYSLSGVWKDDFLTLEEIRAESG; from the coding sequence ATGACGATCGCTGAAAGGATTTACGCCCTTGTCAAATCTCTGCCTCAGGAGCAAGCTAGTGAAGTCCTGACTTTTGCCGAGTCTATCCATGCCAAACACGTAGACCCTAACCAGCCCAACGCCCCTGTCGATTTAGCAGAGTGGTCAGAGTTAGTGTATTCTCTTTCTGGAGTTTGGAAAGATGACTTCCTTACCCTAGAAGAAATCAGGGCTGAATCAGGATAA
- a CDS encoding type II toxin-antitoxin system RelE/ParE family toxin: MAIRFRKQAIKFLEKADPETISRIQEKLNQLLTAVETQSLIPFTELDIKQMKGDWEGFYRLRVGKVRLIFTIDIEVCQIEIYSIGNRGDVYKKG, from the coding sequence ATGGCAATCCGGTTTCGTAAGCAGGCAATCAAATTCCTCGAAAAAGCTGACCCCGAAACAATCAGCCGCATTCAGGAAAAGCTGAATCAATTGCTGACGGCTGTTGAAACACAAAGCCTGATTCCGTTTACAGAACTCGACATTAAACAAATGAAAGGTGATTGGGAAGGCTTTTATCGGCTTCGAGTTGGCAAAGTTCGTCTGATTTTCACGATAGACATAGAGGTTTGTCAGATTGAGATTTATAGTATTGGGAATCGAGGCGATGTTTACAAAAAGGGCTGA
- a CDS encoding ribonuclease R: MEKGTLVEFKLQGDASDRRRLAVIDRPEGKKNWIAIDERSHPHTLHSRQVTYTVTGQSYTPKEITGFWQETQSYLDPDSLEVAWEILDGESVDPAGMAMLLFSQKTPVFCYAAYCLLSEDKLYFKQKGDRYEPRSSAQVAELKHQANVETQRLQEGQNFLNRIRQALEGESVEWQSSDRVRLDALERFALLGDEATHRTPALELLTSLGRPETAEAALQLLVALGLWSPHENLFLRRSQVPIQFSSKASEMSASHLSSPPPDAHPNRLDLTHLKVYTIDDESTREIDDGLSVESLPDGRQRLWIHIADPSRWVEPGDDLDLEARRRCTTIYLPTGMIPMFPPELATGPMSLTQGKVCSALSFGVILDEMGGVEDYQIQVSLVKPTYRLTYEDVDEILQLGVQAEPELEAIATWSKRRSSWRQAQGAISIHMPESSIKVKDDEITIEVLEDSVSRSLVAEMMILAGEVAGRYGEAHSLPLPFRGQPQPELPPEGELLQLPAGFVRDCAIRRCMPRSEVSITPVRHASLGLDTYTQVTSPIRRYADLLAHFQIKAHLRGEALPFSMESIKELIQVISNTAYESMLVERQTNRYWALEYLRRRPEEIWESLVLRWLREHENLGLVLLEELGLEIAMHFSRPMEVGERLDVKVTYADPRQDMIRLTEMSKSVA; the protein is encoded by the coding sequence ATGGAGAAGGGAACTTTAGTTGAGTTCAAGCTACAGGGCGATGCCTCAGATCGTCGTCGCTTAGCGGTTATCGATCGCCCTGAGGGGAAAAAGAACTGGATTGCCATTGACGAGCGATCGCATCCTCATACTCTCCACTCTCGGCAGGTTACTTACACCGTTACAGGTCAGAGCTATACCCCAAAAGAAATTACCGGGTTCTGGCAAGAAACTCAGTCCTACCTCGACCCCGACAGTTTAGAAGTCGCTTGGGAAATTTTAGATGGCGAGTCGGTTGACCCAGCCGGTATGGCGATGCTGCTGTTCTCCCAGAAGACACCAGTCTTTTGTTATGCCGCATACTGTCTTTTGTCAGAGGATAAGCTTTACTTTAAACAGAAGGGCGATCGCTACGAACCGCGTTCTTCTGCTCAGGTCGCAGAACTCAAGCATCAGGCTAACGTTGAGACGCAGCGCTTGCAGGAGGGACAAAACTTCCTCAACCGCATTAGGCAAGCTCTAGAGGGCGAGTCGGTGGAATGGCAGAGTAGCGATCGTGTCCGGCTAGATGCTCTGGAGCGATTTGCGCTTTTGGGAGACGAGGCGACTCATCGAACGCCTGCCTTAGAACTGCTGACCTCCTTAGGGCGACCAGAAACTGCTGAAGCAGCGCTGCAACTCCTGGTGGCGCTGGGGCTTTGGAGTCCTCACGAAAATCTATTCCTGCGACGCAGCCAAGTGCCGATTCAGTTCTCTAGTAAGGCATCCGAAATGTCCGCATCCCATCTCTCGTCGCCGCCGCCTGATGCTCACCCCAATCGGTTAGACCTCACTCACCTCAAGGTTTATACCATTGATGACGAAAGCACCCGCGAAATTGATGATGGACTGAGCGTTGAATCTTTGCCAGACGGACGACAGCGGCTCTGGATACACATTGCTGATCCTAGCCGTTGGGTCGAACCGGGTGATGACCTGGATTTAGAGGCACGTCGTCGCTGCACTACCATCTATTTGCCTACAGGTATGATTCCGATGTTTCCCCCAGAGTTAGCGACTGGGCCCATGAGCTTGACTCAGGGAAAGGTCTGTTCGGCGCTCAGTTTTGGGGTGATTTTAGATGAAATGGGGGGAGTGGAAGACTACCAAATTCAGGTGAGTTTGGTCAAGCCAACCTATCGTTTGACCTATGAAGATGTTGATGAAATTTTGCAGCTAGGCGTGCAGGCAGAACCAGAGTTAGAGGCGATCGCCACTTGGTCAAAACGGCGATCGAGTTGGCGGCAGGCTCAAGGGGCAATCAGCATTCACATGCCCGAATCGTCGATTAAGGTGAAGGATGACGAAATTACGATCGAAGTTTTAGAAGATTCTGTTTCGCGATCGCTGGTAGCAGAGATGATGATTTTGGCGGGAGAAGTGGCAGGGCGCTACGGCGAAGCTCACAGTTTGCCGCTGCCCTTCCGGGGTCAACCCCAGCCAGAACTGCCGCCCGAAGGAGAGCTACTACAACTCCCGGCTGGCTTCGTCCGAGACTGTGCAATTCGCCGCTGTATGCCCCGCAGCGAAGTTAGTATCACACCCGTTCGCCATGCCAGCTTGGGGTTAGATACCTACACGCAAGTAACATCCCCAATTCGGCGGTATGCTGACCTGCTGGCGCATTTTCAGATCAAAGCGCACTTGCGAGGCGAGGCGTTGCCTTTCTCAATGGAATCAATTAAAGAGTTAATTCAGGTGATTAGCAACACTGCCTATGAGTCGATGCTAGTGGAGCGCCAAACCAATCGCTATTGGGCGTTGGAGTATTTGCGGCGACGACCCGAAGAAATTTGGGAGTCGCTGGTGTTGCGCTGGTTGCGGGAACACGAGAATTTGGGTTTGGTGCTATTAGAAGAGTTAGGTTTAGAAATTGCCATGCATTTTAGCCGTCCAATGGAAGTGGGTGAACGGTTAGATGTAAAGGTAACTTATGCTGATCCTCGGCAAGATATGATTCGTCTGACTGAGATGAGTAAGTCGGTGGCTTGA
- the rpsR gene encoding 30S ribosomal protein S18: MAYFRRRVSPLKPEEPIDYKDVDLLRKFITERGKILPRRITGLTAKQQRDLTEAIKRARILALLPFVNQEG, translated from the coding sequence ATGGCATATTTTCGTCGTCGCGTTTCTCCCCTCAAGCCCGAAGAACCCATTGATTACAAAGATGTGGACTTGCTTAGAAAATTCATTACCGAGCGCGGTAAAATCTTGCCTCGGCGCATTACAGGTTTAACCGCTAAGCAACAGCGTGATTTAACTGAAGCAATCAAACGCGCCCGAATTCTGGCGCTCTTGCCCTTTGTAAACCAAGAAGGCTAG
- the rpmG gene encoding 50S ribosomal protein L33, producing the protein MAKGVRIIITLECTECRTNPDKRSAGVSRYTTQKNRRNTTARLELKKFCRHCNKHVVHKEIK; encoded by the coding sequence ATGGCGAAGGGCGTACGAATTATTATTACGTTGGAGTGCACTGAGTGCCGCACCAACCCCGACAAGCGTTCAGCAGGAGTTTCCCGCTACACCACGCAAAAGAACCGTCGTAACACCACGGCGCGGTTAGAGCTGAAAAAGTTCTGCCGTCACTGCAATAAGCATGTAGTTCATAAAGAAATTAAGTAA
- the menB gene encoding 1,4-dihydroxy-2-naphthoyl-CoA synthase, translating to MPLEWQTAKTYEDILYQKADGIAKITINRPHKRNAFRPKTVFELYDAFANAREDQRIGVVLLTGAGPHTDGKYAFCAGGDQSVRGQAGYVDEEGVPRLNVLDLQRLIRSMPKVVIALVAGYAIGGGHVLHLLCDLSIAADNAIFGQTGPKVGSFDGGFGASYLARVVGQKKAREIWFLCRQYDAQQALEMGLVNCVVPIAQLEAEGIQWAQEVLEKSPIAIRCLKSAFNADCDGQAGLQELAGNATLLYYMTEEGSEGKQAFLEKRQPDFRQYPWLP from the coding sequence ATGCCCCTCGAATGGCAGACTGCTAAAACCTACGAAGATATCCTTTATCAAAAAGCCGATGGCATTGCCAAAATTACGATCAATCGTCCCCATAAGCGCAATGCTTTCCGCCCTAAGACGGTGTTTGAACTTTACGATGCGTTTGCTAATGCTCGAGAGGATCAGCGCATTGGGGTAGTTCTGCTGACTGGAGCAGGGCCGCATACCGATGGCAAATATGCATTTTGTGCGGGCGGAGATCAGTCAGTGCGGGGGCAGGCAGGATATGTAGATGAGGAGGGCGTGCCTCGGCTGAATGTGTTGGATTTACAGCGATTGATTCGCTCTATGCCCAAGGTGGTTATTGCGCTGGTGGCGGGGTATGCGATCGGTGGAGGACATGTTTTACATTTGCTATGCGATTTGTCGATCGCGGCTGATAACGCCATTTTTGGACAGACGGGCCCTAAGGTCGGTAGCTTTGACGGTGGCTTTGGGGCGAGTTATTTGGCACGGGTGGTCGGGCAGAAGAAGGCACGCGAAATTTGGTTCCTTTGTCGGCAATACGATGCCCAGCAGGCATTAGAGATGGGTTTGGTCAACTGCGTGGTGCCGATCGCCCAGCTAGAGGCTGAAGGCATTCAATGGGCGCAGGAAGTTTTAGAGAAAAGCCCGATCGCCATTCGTTGCTTGAAGTCGGCGTTTAATGCCGATTGTGATGGGCAGGCGGGGCTGCAAGAACTGGCGGGTAACGCGACATTGCTTTATTACATGACGGAAGAAGGATCGGAAGGGAAACAAGCATTTTTAGAAAAGCGGCAGCCTGATTTTCGGCAGTATCCTTGGTTGCCCTAA
- a CDS encoding S-layer homology domain-containing protein, whose protein sequence is MPVITLRPIVQIGSQGDAVEELQILLNQRLGNQLIFRSLVPLVVDGEFGDRTNAAVLTYQEHYALNTDGVVGHQTWTSLLQIPFPDSEGHWAANYITVLANMGIAQGNDLGNFSPNTLITRGQFAQLIVAAFDRILTNIRPAIRFRDVPMSARPAIVRAYETGILSGFDDDTFRPEDGIRRQDVLVALARVLGTRRDGGSGVLNRYEDAETISDYALLPVELATLHEIVVNYPNVNRLNPKAAATRGEVAAILERAIVLYVRRQAEFGNPVNLGYQVPKEPINSPFVVIVSI, encoded by the coding sequence ATGCCAGTCATTACCCTTCGTCCTATTGTCCAAATTGGTAGCCAGGGAGATGCCGTTGAAGAATTGCAAATTCTGCTAAACCAGCGCCTTGGCAACCAACTCATTTTTCGATCGCTGGTGCCTTTAGTAGTTGATGGAGAGTTCGGCGATCGCACCAACGCTGCCGTTCTGACTTACCAAGAACACTATGCCCTGAACACAGATGGAGTCGTGGGTCATCAGACTTGGACATCACTTTTGCAAATTCCCTTTCCTGATAGTGAAGGACATTGGGCAGCAAATTACATCACTGTCCTCGCCAACATGGGGATTGCCCAGGGTAATGATCTGGGCAATTTTAGTCCTAATACCCTGATTACTCGGGGACAATTTGCCCAACTCATCGTGGCAGCTTTCGATCGCATTTTGACCAACATTCGTCCAGCAATTCGGTTTCGAGATGTGCCCATGTCCGCTCGTCCTGCGATTGTTCGTGCCTACGAGACGGGCATCTTATCGGGGTTCGACGATGACACTTTTCGTCCTGAGGATGGTATTCGTCGGCAAGATGTTTTAGTCGCGCTAGCGCGAGTTCTAGGCACCCGCAGAGACGGTGGCTCTGGCGTACTCAATCGGTACGAAGATGCTGAGACTATTTCTGACTACGCTCTACTTCCGGTTGAACTGGCTACGCTTCACGAAATTGTTGTGAATTATCCCAACGTCAATCGCTTAAACCCAAAGGCGGCAGCAACACGAGGTGAAGTTGCTGCAATTTTAGAGCGGGCGATCGTCCTCTATGTGCGGCGGCAAGCAGAGTTTGGCAATCCGGTTAATTTAGGGTATCAAGTTCCTAAAGAACCGATCAATTCTCCGTTTGTTGTGATTGTTAGTATTTAG
- a CDS encoding M20/M25/M40 family metallo-hydrolase gives MKRWIWLGLFVSTILAVWVSWQRSPLFQSTQSQSTHSQSGHSQSGSNAQLMQQVRPAPMPTVDSQRLLTDLESLTFNRYAQADREKARRYILRALQDAGWTVQEMPFELSATSGVNVYAERTGSDPTAGAILLGAHYDSVERSPGADDNATSLATVLEAARLLSAATPRTLKLVFFDLEEVGLLGSQAFIDEPDQQDNLKGAVILDMVGYACYQAGCQSYPPMLPITPPTDRGDFLAVIGNQGHPALINSFTQSTRPTLPQVLTLEIPTFGNFTPDLVRSDHAPFWKNGLGAVLVTDTANFRNPHYHQPTDTLETIDREFFLGSAQVIVNAVTALLQGSD, from the coding sequence ATGAAGCGATGGATCTGGCTGGGGCTATTTGTTTCGACGATTCTAGCGGTTTGGGTCAGTTGGCAGCGATCGCCCTTATTTCAATCAACCCAATCTCAATCAACTCACTCTCAATCAGGGCACTCTCAATCCGGCAGCAATGCCCAACTCATGCAACAGGTGCGACCTGCCCCTATGCCCACCGTCGATTCTCAACGGCTGCTGACCGATTTAGAATCACTAACTTTTAACCGCTATGCTCAGGCAGATCGGGAAAAGGCAAGGCGCTACATTCTTCGGGCATTGCAAGATGCGGGCTGGACGGTGCAAGAGATGCCCTTTGAGCTTAGTGCCACTAGCGGAGTTAACGTTTATGCTGAGCGAACAGGCAGTGACCCGACCGCAGGAGCAATTTTACTGGGAGCACATTACGATTCGGTCGAGCGATCGCCCGGAGCCGACGATAACGCTACCAGTTTAGCGACCGTTTTGGAAGCCGCCCGTTTGCTTAGTGCGGCTACGCCCCGCACCCTGAAGCTAGTCTTTTTCGACCTTGAAGAAGTTGGTCTGTTGGGCAGCCAAGCTTTTATCGACGAGCCGGATCAGCAGGACAACCTTAAAGGCGCAGTCATTCTCGATATGGTCGGCTACGCTTGCTACCAGGCAGGGTGCCAGTCTTATCCACCTATGCTGCCCATCACGCCGCCCACCGATCGCGGTGATTTTTTGGCAGTCATTGGTAACCAGGGGCATCCGGCGCTGATTAATAGCTTTACCCAAAGCACGCGCCCCACATTGCCCCAAGTCTTAACCTTAGAAATTCCCACCTTTGGAAACTTCACCCCCGACTTAGTGCGAAGTGACCATGCCCCCTTTTGGAAGAACGGGCTGGGAGCCGTACTAGTGACAGATACCGCTAATTTTAGAAATCCTCACTACCATCAACCGACTGACACCCTAGAAACCATCGATCGCGAATTTTTTCTTGGGTCTGCCCAAGTTATTGTTAATGCCGTGACAGCTTTGTTGCAAGGGAGCGATTGA
- a CDS encoding DUF2974 domain-containing protein, which produces MTPLAPIYEILAKEIINGFDKPEFSLLSNVFLTISGYKIDQVFNDPATGFQALGLTSLIAEKPPVLIFRAADEPIDDIANADLRSIGFNQFLANREAIATWLAKFSGATLKPDLIGHSMGGAIAQLAAADLTNQIGNLVTFNSPGVNNPIVEQYQQKGIAKNITHYIVSGDLVSLGGQGYLPGSVVLQTYTDGTTVEPIFALDKHIQLAAGRRLLSTPPPGYTQTNITVQELSNAGFNFNQETDFREFIAAYQATPNNVANALTSRGSVEALRVSPGFSFLGLISGARAAVALEQPNILVGDRRDNIANGKESDDQMLGKGGNDQLRGGAGDDLISGNGGNDRLIGDEGNDILIGGGGHDRLVGVNAQANAPGQGERDQLRGGGDRDVFVLGDRNQAYYDDGRRRDFALILDLQAIDKIQLNGTRRDYRLQDINLGTGIFLSQGVRLELVGVVQNEANLSLNSNQFRFV; this is translated from the coding sequence ATGACCCCTTTAGCTCCAATTTATGAGATTTTGGCGAAAGAAATAATAAACGGGTTCGACAAACCTGAGTTTAGCTTGCTGTCTAACGTTTTTTTGACAATTTCAGGTTACAAAATTGATCAGGTTTTTAATGATCCTGCGACCGGATTTCAGGCGCTTGGGCTAACCTCGTTAATAGCAGAGAAACCGCCAGTTCTAATTTTTCGTGCCGCAGATGAACCCATTGATGATATTGCTAATGCTGATCTGCGAAGCATTGGGTTTAATCAGTTTTTGGCAAACCGAGAAGCGATCGCCACTTGGCTCGCTAAGTTTAGCGGTGCCACCCTCAAGCCTGACCTGATTGGACACAGCATGGGCGGGGCGATCGCTCAACTCGCTGCTGCTGATCTGACTAATCAAATCGGTAACCTCGTCACCTTTAACTCGCCTGGTGTTAACAACCCAATAGTAGAGCAGTATCAACAAAAGGGCATTGCTAAAAACATTACCCATTACATTGTTAGCGGCGATTTAGTGAGCTTGGGTGGGCAAGGTTACTTACCTGGTTCAGTTGTGCTGCAAACCTACACTGACGGCACCACCGTAGAGCCAATTTTTGCCCTAGATAAACACATCCAACTCGCAGCAGGCAGACGACTTCTCAGCACGCCGCCCCCTGGTTATACTCAAACCAACATTACTGTTCAAGAATTAAGTAACGCGGGTTTCAACTTTAATCAAGAAACCGATTTTAGAGAGTTTATCGCAGCTTATCAAGCTACACCCAACAACGTTGCCAATGCTCTAACTTCCAGGGGCAGCGTTGAAGCTTTACGAGTTTCTCCAGGATTCTCCTTCCTCGGTTTGATTTCGGGAGCACGGGCAGCCGTGGCACTTGAGCAGCCAAATATTTTGGTGGGCGATCGGCGAGACAACATTGCTAATGGAAAAGAAAGCGATGATCAAATGTTGGGCAAAGGCGGTAATGATCAACTCCGAGGGGGTGCGGGTGACGATTTAATATCTGGGAACGGCGGCAACGATAGATTAATTGGGGATGAAGGAAACGACATTTTAATCGGAGGAGGTGGACACGATCGCCTCGTAGGCGTGAACGCTCAGGCTAATGCCCCTGGACAAGGGGAACGCGATCAGCTTCGCGGGGGTGGCGATCGAGATGTGTTCGTGTTGGGAGATAGAAATCAGGCTTACTATGATGACGGTAGAAGGAGAGATTTTGCATTGATTTTAGACTTGCAAGCGATCGACAAAATTCAACTAAATGGCACCCGTCGTGACTATCGTTTACAAGATATCAACCTGGGAACAGGAATTTTTCTTAGCCAGGGCGTAAGACTAGAGCTAGTGGGCGTTGTTCAGAATGAAGCAAACTTAAGCTTAAATAGCAATCAATTTCGGTTTGTATAG
- the uvrB gene encoding excinuclease ABC subunit UvrB: MTDFDIQAPYEPAGDQPKAISKLIKNTRAGDRFQTLLGATGTGKTHTIARVIQNIGKPTLVLAHNKTLAAQLCNEFREFFPDNAVEYFISYYDYYQPEAYIPVTDTYIAKTASINEEIDMLRHSATRSLFERKDVIVVASISCIYGLGIPSEYLNAALPFRVGKEVDQRQVLRDLASVQYERNDLDLGRGKFRVKGDVLEIGPAYEDRIIRIEFFGDQIDAIRYIDPITGATLQSMDAVNIYPARHFVTPEDRLEESCNAIEQELRDRLEEMEKDNKLLEAQRLEQRTRYDLEMLREVGYCNGVENYARHLAGRTAGAPPECLIDYFPDDWLLVVDESHVTIPQIRGMYNGDRSRKMTLIDHGFRLPSAADNRPLKSEEFWEKVNQCIFVSATPGIWELEQSGGKLDTVGEKQIYVPGTGRVIEQIIRPTGVLDPEIFVRPTEGQIDDLLGEILTRAEINERTLVTTLTKRMAEDLTEYFQERSVKVRYLHSEINSIERIEILQDLRNGDFDVLIGVNLLREGLDLPEVSLVAILDADKEGFLRAERSLIQTIGRAARHVQGKAILYGDNLTDSMAKAISETERRRAIQMAYNEKHGITPTSIIRRTSNSILAFLDVSRRLSAHELEEVYEHSYDLPLENIPSLIVQLEAQMKEAAKKMEFEEAAKFRDRIKHLRDRLVGKRANQV; the protein is encoded by the coding sequence ATGACAGATTTCGACATTCAAGCTCCCTACGAACCTGCCGGAGATCAACCTAAAGCCATCTCTAAACTCATTAAAAATACCAGAGCGGGCGATCGCTTCCAAACTCTTCTAGGAGCGACGGGCACGGGTAAAACCCACACGATTGCCCGTGTCATTCAAAATATTGGTAAACCTACTTTAGTTCTGGCTCATAACAAAACCCTGGCAGCACAGCTATGCAACGAGTTTCGAGAATTTTTTCCTGATAACGCCGTCGAATATTTTATTAGTTATTACGACTATTACCAACCCGAAGCGTACATTCCAGTTACCGATACCTACATTGCCAAAACAGCATCCATTAACGAAGAAATTGATATGCTGCGCCACTCGGCAACGCGATCGCTATTCGAGCGCAAAGACGTGATTGTCGTTGCCTCTATTAGCTGCATTTATGGTTTAGGAATTCCCTCAGAATACCTTAACGCTGCCCTACCGTTCAGAGTTGGGAAAGAAGTTGATCAGCGGCAAGTACTTCGAGATCTCGCCTCAGTACAATACGAACGGAACGATCTTGACCTGGGACGGGGAAAGTTTCGAGTTAAAGGCGATGTTCTAGAAATTGGTCCGGCATACGAAGACCGAATTATTCGGATAGAATTCTTTGGAGACCAAATTGACGCTATTCGGTATATCGATCCGATTACAGGCGCAACGCTTCAAAGTATGGACGCTGTAAATATCTATCCAGCCCGTCACTTTGTTACGCCAGAAGATCGCTTAGAGGAATCTTGTAATGCCATTGAGCAAGAACTGCGCGATCGCCTCGAAGAGATGGAAAAAGACAACAAGCTTTTAGAGGCACAGCGCCTAGAGCAACGCACCCGCTATGACCTGGAGATGCTGCGCGAAGTCGGGTATTGCAACGGCGTTGAGAACTACGCTCGTCATCTTGCCGGACGCACCGCTGGCGCACCCCCAGAATGCTTAATCGATTATTTTCCTGATGATTGGCTGTTGGTGGTTGACGAATCGCACGTCACAATTCCACAGATTAGGGGCATGTATAACGGCGATCGCTCTCGAAAAATGACGCTAATTGATCACGGCTTTCGTCTGCCCAGCGCCGCCGACAACCGCCCCCTCAAATCAGAAGAATTTTGGGAAAAAGTGAACCAGTGTATTTTCGTTTCAGCGACTCCAGGCATTTGGGAGCTAGAGCAATCGGGCGGTAAACTAGACACTGTTGGCGAGAAGCAAATCTACGTTCCTGGCACCGGAAGAGTGATTGAACAAATCATCCGACCGACAGGCGTTCTGGATCCAGAGATTTTTGTTCGACCCACTGAAGGACAAATCGATGATCTATTGGGAGAGATTCTGACACGAGCAGAAATTAACGAGCGAACGTTAGTAACCACGCTAACCAAACGTATGGCGGAAGATTTAACGGAATACTTTCAAGAACGATCTGTAAAAGTCCGTTACCTTCACTCCGAGATTAACTCAATTGAACGAATCGAGATTCTTCAAGATTTGCGCAACGGAGATTTTGACGTTCTGATTGGGGTAAACCTATTGCGGGAAGGCTTAGACTTACCCGAAGTCTCGCTAGTTGCCATTTTAGATGCTGATAAAGAAGGCTTCCTGCGCGCAGAGCGATCGCTGATTCAAACGATTGGTCGAGCCGCCCGCCATGTCCAGGGTAAAGCCATTCTCTACGGCGATAACCTGACCGACAGTATGGCAAAAGCCATCAGCGAAACCGAACGCCGTCGCGCCATCCAAATGGCTTACAACGAAAAACACGGCATTACACCCACTTCCATTATCCGCCGCACATCAAATTCTATTCTGGCGTTTTTGGATGTATCTCGCCGCTTGAGCGCCCATGAGCTAGAAGAAGTTTACGAGCATTCCTATGATTTACCATTGGAAAATATCCCTAGCTTAATTGTGCAATTGGAAGCACAAATGAAAGAAGCTGCAAAAAAAATGGAGTTTGAAGAAGCGGCAAAATTCCGCGATCGCATTAAACATTTGCGCGATCGTTTAGTGGGGAAACGCGCGAATCAGGTTTAA
- a CDS encoding tetratricopeptide repeat protein: protein MQNSLSEWDQDLSSDADEIYRSFYRALQRTEDFGLFFVRCVEGERNKLIERLQQDLLKKKIERLTLELPVEDGNLYKIISQLPNRNEIDVLFISGIEKSLEPYIQPGFGGQGDYYKRDTVPRILGHLNLQRERFRDDFPFAIVFLVPLFALKYFMLRSPDFFDWRSGLFEFPQEKEDVEREFSRLLARRSEAYVNLTYQERMDYLRDIQSLIDEDCISSEIKSVLWQEQGLIWYRDGNFEAMVASFDRALELNPINSLNWFIRGLALAKLGRNEEAIASYDRTLEIKPNSYGVWYIRGLGLGNLGRIEDALVSFNRVLEIEPNTANAVYGKACCYALQADIEAAIAHLQQAIALDPSYREMVKTDSDFDRIRDDQRFQDLLE from the coding sequence ATGCAGAATAGCCTGAGTGAGTGGGATCAAGATCTGTCGAGCGATGCAGACGAAATTTATCGCTCCTTTTATCGGGCGCTGCAACGGACAGAGGACTTTGGGCTATTTTTTGTGCGCTGTGTTGAAGGCGAACGGAACAAGTTAATTGAGCGATTACAACAAGATTTGCTGAAGAAAAAAATAGAGCGACTAACGTTAGAACTTCCCGTTGAAGACGGCAATTTGTATAAAATAATTAGTCAGTTGCCCAACAGAAATGAGATTGACGTTCTATTTATTTCTGGCATTGAAAAATCGCTAGAACCTTACATCCAGCCAGGATTTGGTGGACAAGGAGATTACTACAAGCGCGATACAGTTCCGCGCATCTTGGGGCATCTAAACTTACAGCGCGAACGCTTCCGCGATGATTTCCCGTTTGCTATTGTGTTCTTAGTACCATTATTCGCATTGAAATATTTCATGCTACGATCGCCCGATTTCTTTGATTGGCGATCGGGTTTGTTTGAATTTCCGCAGGAGAAGGAGGACGTTGAGCGAGAATTCTCTCGTCTCTTAGCAAGGAGATCTGAAGCGTACGTTAACCTAACGTATCAAGAGCGCATGGATTACCTGCGAGATATACAATCTCTGATTGATGAAGATTGTATATCTTCTGAAATTAAATCTGTTCTCTGGCAAGAACAAGGATTGATTTGGTATCGTGATGGCAATTTTGAAGCAATGGTCGCATCGTTCGATCGAGCGCTTGAACTCAATCCTATCAATTCTCTTAATTGGTTCATTCGAGGGCTGGCACTAGCCAAACTAGGACGCAATGAGGAGGCGATCGCCTCCTATGACCGTACTCTAGAGATTAAGCCCAACTCATACGGAGTTTGGTATATTCGGGGACTAGGATTAGGCAATCTGGGGCGCATTGAAGATGCACTTGTTTCCTTCAACCGTGTTCTGGAGATTGAACCCAATACTGCAAATGCCGTTTACGGTAAAGCTTGCTGTTATGCATTACAAGCAGATATAGAGGCAGCGATCGCCCACCTTCAACAAGCGATCGCCCTTGACCCCAGCTACCGAGAAATGGTAAAAACCGACAGTGATTTCGATCGCATTCGAGACGATCAGCGATTTCAGGATTTGCTTGAATAA